One Helianthus annuus cultivar XRQ/B chromosome 7, HanXRQr2.0-SUNRISE, whole genome shotgun sequence genomic region harbors:
- the LOC110867635 gene encoding YTH domain-containing protein ECT4: protein MAAVAPVADQTVDLLKNLSLDTQPKALEIPEPTKKPSVDTTGAVNGVNQPLDRSVTPLIPDFMDPTVAYFPNGYYYGGYDGTANDWDNYSRYVNPDGVDMAHGVYGDMYHGYGYAPYGPYSPAGSPLPTVGHDGQLYGAQPFQYPNPYFPPMTPTSGPYTSAVIPPKGVNAPSATADQTPLTVDSTNGVKGTTGSAPVKPAAYQNSIFNGSYKKGAQNGFQDPRYGFDGVHSPIPWLDAPLLSDGQARNNSNIAPVTNGNGIASRNQNYNPHIMTPRPVSGVNTASGYMNQMYPNKLYSQYGSNYRSGYGYGANGYDYQSNGRGWLATDNKYKPRGRVNGFYFYNNENGDGLNELNRGPRTRSVKNQKVLTPITLAVKGQNLTTPSEGVKKEPEVIEKASSTPNREQYNHPDFPVTYEDAKFFVIKSYSEDDVHKSVKYNVWASTQNGNKKLDAAYQEAQQKPGSCPVFLFFSVNTSGQFVGVAEMVGPVDFNKSLEYWQQDKWIGCFPVKWHIVKDLPNSLLKHITLENNENKPVTNSRDTQEVKLEQGLQVLKIFKEESSKQCILDDFDFYEDRQRRIQEKKAKQQQFQKQMWEGKPKEGIKVENLAPKSSETPQETVKEAGSVHINGDVKPAAEKDIMANGVANA from the exons ATGGCCGCCGTTGCTCCTGTTGCAGATC AAACTGTTGATTTGCTCAAGAATCTATCATTGGATACTCAACCAAAGGCATTGGAAATTCCTGAGCCCACTAAGAAG CCTTCGGTTGATACCACCGGTGCCGTGAATGGGGTTAACCAGCCTTTGGATAGGTCTGTCACCCCCTTGATACCAGATTTCATGGATCCAACTGTGGCATATTTTCCCAATGGTTATTATTATGGAG GTTACGATGGGACCGCCAATGATTGGGATAACTACTCGAGATATGTGAATCCTGATGGAGTTGATATGGCTCAT GGAGTATACGGGGATATGTATcatggctatggttatgcaccatACGGTCCTTATTCACCTGCTGGTTCACCTTTGCCGACAGTTGGTCATGATGGTCAGCTCTACGGGGCTCAACCTTTTCAATACCCTAACCCTTATTTCCCACCGATGACTCCAACCAGTGGACCCTACACGTCGGCCGTAATCCCTCCCAAAGGTGTGAATGCACCGTCTGCAACTGCTGACCAAACACCTTTGACAGTAGACTCTACTAATGGTGTCAAGGGTACCACTGGGTCGGCTCCGGTGAAACCAGCAGCGTATCAGAATTCAATCTTTAATGGGTCGTACAAAAAGGGTGCACAAAACGGTTTTCAGGATCCAAGATACGGTTTTGATGGGGTCCACTCTCCAATCCCTTGGTTGGATGCCCCGTTGTTATCCGATGGACAAGCAAGAAACAATTCCAATATTGCCCCTGTTACCAATGGGAATGGCATTGCTTCAAGAAATCAAAACTACAATCCACATATCATG ACTCCGAGACCCGTGTCGGGTGTCAACACAGCAAGTGGATACATGAACCAAATGTATCCAAACAAACTATACAGCCAGTACGGAAGTAATTATCGTTCTGGTTACGGGTATGGTGCAAACGGGTATGATTACCAAAGTAACGGGCGTGGTTGGTTGGCAACAGATAACAAGTACAAGCCTAGAGGACGAGTCAACGGTTTTTACTTCTACAACAATGAAAACGGTGATGGTTTAAACGAGCTAAACCGTGGACCTAGGACCCGATCTGTCAAGAACCAAAAGGTTTTGACCCCGATCACTTTGGCAGTTAAGGGTCAAAACTTGACAACCCCTTCCGAAGGTGTTAAAAAGGAGCCTGAGGTTATCGAGAAGGCAAGTTCAACCCCAAACCGTGAGCAATACAATCACCCTGATTTTCCCGTCACTTATGAAGATGCGAAATTCTTTGTGATTAAATCATACAGCGAGGATGATGTTCATAAAAGCGTAAAGTACAATGTTTGGGCCAGTACACAAAACGGCAACAAGAAACTTGATGCTGCTTATCAAGAGGCTCAACAGAAGCCTGGATCTTGCCcggtttttcttttcttttcg GTCAATACAAGTGGACAATTCGTTGGTGTTGCTGAGATGGTCGGCCCTGTCGATTTTAACAAAAGTTTAGAATACTGGCAACAAGATAAATGGATTGGTTGTTTTCCTGTCAAGTGGCATATTGTTAAGGATTTGCCAAACAGTTTGTTGAAGCACATTACTCTTGAAAACAATGAGAATAAGCCTGTTACCAATAGCAGGGACACTCAAGAG GTGAAGTTAGAACAAGGATTGCAAGTGTTGAAAATCTTTAAAGAGGAGTCTAGCAAGCAATGCATCCTAGACGATTTTGATTTCTATGAAGATCGCCAACGAagaattcaagaaaagaaagcaaaacagCAGCAGTTTCAGAAACAG ATGTGGGAAGGAAAACCGAAAGAGGGAATTAAAGTCGAGAATTTAGCACCAAAATCATCTGAAACTCCTCAAGAAACCGTGAAGGAAGCTGGTTCTGTTCATATAAATGGAGATGTGAAACCTGCTGCAGAGAAGGATATTATGGCTAATGGTGTTGCAAACGCTTAG